Proteins from a single region of Labedella gwakjiensis:
- a CDS encoding HpcH/HpaI aldolase family protein: protein MRFRPNALKRRLLSGVPQNAAWLFTADVDAAEILGGSGFDALILDREHTAVSMERTLEQVRAIRSAGESTVLVRVRRGDPAEVAVLLDMGAEGLLLPDARSAAEVRGFVASTRYPPSGTRGAHYTVSRAAGWGGQAEEYREGAERELLLIAMIESAEGADAVPDLADVDGLDMLFIGPLDLSGSVGAFGAWEDPRYLEALDRTESLALAGGMMLGGALAPPGDAAAWVSRGHLLVTVGSDVTFLRSAASTARSTFPS from the coding sequence ATGAGGTTCCGTCCGAACGCCCTCAAGCGACGCCTGCTGTCGGGCGTTCCGCAGAACGCGGCGTGGCTGTTCACCGCGGATGTCGACGCGGCCGAGATCCTGGGCGGCAGCGGCTTCGATGCTCTCATCCTCGACCGCGAGCACACGGCGGTGAGCATGGAACGCACGCTCGAGCAGGTGCGCGCGATCCGGTCAGCCGGGGAGTCGACCGTGCTCGTCCGCGTCCGCCGCGGGGACCCGGCCGAGGTCGCCGTCCTCCTCGACATGGGAGCGGAAGGGCTGCTCCTCCCCGATGCGCGGTCCGCCGCGGAGGTGCGCGGCTTCGTCGCGTCCACACGGTATCCGCCGAGCGGGACACGCGGTGCCCACTACACGGTGTCGAGAGCAGCCGGGTGGGGCGGACAGGCGGAGGAGTACCGCGAGGGCGCCGAGCGCGAACTCCTCCTCATCGCGATGATCGAGAGCGCCGAGGGTGCGGATGCCGTCCCCGACCTCGCGGACGTCGACGGCCTCGACATGCTCTTCATCGGCCCGCTCGACCTGTCGGGATCGGTCGGTGCCTTCGGGGCGTGGGAGGACCCGCGGTACCTCGAGGCCCTCGACCGCACCGAGTCCCTCGCGCTGGCCGGTGGGATGATGCTCGGTGGTGCGCTCGCCCCGCCGGGTGACGCCGCCGCGTGGGTCAGCCGCGGACATCTCCTCGTGACGGTCGGCAGCGACGTGACGTTCCTCCGGTCGGCAGCCAGTACCGCGCGCTCGACCTTCCCCTCCTGA
- a CDS encoding proline iminopeptidase-family hydrolase — protein MQIIEGVSPYDGALTAYRVVAHDGDVLGSEGVTPLVVVHGGPGCTLDYLLSLTDLVRPGRPVVFYDQIGNGRSTHRPDAPASLWTVEFFLGELDALLDTLGIAGSYDLLGQSWGGMLGSEHAVRRPAGLRRLILANSPASMPRWRRAALELRAQLPEDVQRTLDAHEAAGTIDSAEYRSASDVFYARHVCRVVPQPPDVAATFAQLDADPTVYRAMNGPTEFHVVGSLREWSVEDRLHRIQVPTLVINGRYDEATDDTVAPFVDLIPDARHHRFEDSSHMPHWEERAAYVDVVARFLDA, from the coding sequence ATGCAGATCATCGAGGGAGTCTCGCCTTACGACGGCGCGCTCACCGCCTACCGCGTCGTCGCGCACGACGGTGACGTCCTCGGTTCCGAGGGTGTCACTCCGCTCGTGGTGGTCCACGGGGGGCCTGGCTGCACGCTCGACTACCTCCTGAGCCTCACCGACCTCGTCCGCCCGGGTCGTCCGGTGGTCTTCTACGACCAGATCGGCAACGGTCGATCGACCCACCGTCCGGATGCGCCAGCGAGCCTGTGGACCGTCGAGTTCTTCCTCGGAGAGCTCGACGCGCTTCTCGACACCCTCGGGATCGCGGGGTCCTACGATCTGCTCGGCCAGTCGTGGGGCGGGATGCTCGGCTCCGAACACGCGGTGCGGCGACCGGCGGGTCTCCGCCGGTTGATCCTCGCGAACTCCCCGGCCTCGATGCCCCGCTGGCGACGGGCCGCCCTCGAGCTGCGCGCCCAGCTGCCGGAGGACGTGCAGCGCACGCTCGACGCCCACGAGGCCGCCGGCACGATCGACAGCGCGGAGTACCGCTCGGCGAGCGATGTCTTCTACGCCCGGCACGTCTGCCGGGTCGTCCCGCAGCCTCCCGACGTCGCCGCGACGTTCGCGCAGCTCGACGCGGACCCCACCGTCTACCGTGCGATGAACGGCCCGACCGAGTTCCACGTCGTGGGGTCCTTGCGCGAGTGGAGCGTGGAGGACCGGCTCCACCGGATCCAAGTGCCGACCCTCGTCATCAACGGACGGTACGACGAGGCGACGGACGACACCGTCGCGCCCTTCGTCGACCTCATCCCCGACGCACGGCACCACCGGTTCGAGGACTCGAGCCACATGCCGCACTGGGAGGAGCGCGCCGCCTACGTGGACGTCGTCGCCCGCTTCCTCGACGCCTGA
- a CDS encoding ThuA domain-containing protein yields MRHLIVAAGDQAGSPRRTALLVSGGGRYLDPWHPFAETSAALAGVISRVGLDVVIDDDPDTAFAGLAETDTPPDLLVVNIGNPRPSVPGAGAAEGIEAHLAAGRPVLAVHSSSTAFTEWARWREILGGRWIRGETFHPPQGQGTVRLAERHPITEGAGVSSVTVVDEFYTALAVDDVDAIGWHGHEGVEHPIAWSHTSGHARVVYDALGHDGAAFASRARHALLRAELAWLLTP; encoded by the coding sequence ATGAGGCACCTGATCGTCGCCGCGGGAGACCAGGCGGGGTCGCCGCGCCGGACCGCGCTCCTCGTCTCCGGTGGTGGGCGGTACCTCGATCCGTGGCATCCGTTCGCCGAGACGTCGGCGGCACTCGCCGGCGTGATCTCGCGCGTCGGCCTCGATGTGGTGATCGACGACGACCCGGACACGGCCTTCGCCGGCCTCGCCGAGACGGACACGCCTCCCGATCTCCTCGTGGTGAACATCGGGAACCCGAGGCCGTCCGTCCCGGGCGCGGGGGCCGCCGAGGGGATCGAGGCGCATCTCGCCGCGGGGCGCCCCGTGCTCGCCGTCCATTCCTCGTCGACCGCGTTCACCGAATGGGCCCGGTGGCGCGAGATCCTCGGCGGCCGATGGATCCGGGGCGAGACCTTCCACCCGCCGCAGGGCCAAGGGACCGTCCGGCTGGCAGAGCGCCATCCGATCACCGAGGGCGCCGGGGTGTCGTCGGTCACCGTCGTGGATGAGTTCTACACGGCTCTCGCGGTCGATGACGTAGACGCGATCGGCTGGCACGGGCACGAAGGCGTCGAGCACCCGATCGCCTGGTCGCATACGTCCGGCCATGCCCGCGTCGTCTACGACGCCCTCGGTCACGACGGCGCGGCGTTCGCGAGTCGAGCGCGCCACGCCCTTCTCCGCGCCGAGCTCGCGTGGCTCCTCACCCCCTGA
- a CDS encoding sugar phosphate isomerase/epimerase family protein: MSATGTARRLSINQWTVRRASIPELVSAAVGAGVPAVGLWREALAEFGVADTARAVVDAGLRVSSLCRGGFFTDPEPRAARAAHDGNLRAIEEAHDVGAPVLVLVAGGLPAGSRDLAGARERVRDAIGAIADAAAAAQVVLAIEPLHPMYVADRAVVSTLGQALDIAEQFPADAVGVVVDTFHVWWDPEVLAQIARAGRGGRIASYQVCDFPTPIPADVLLARGMMGDGHIDFGPLTSAVSAAGYRGDVEVEIFNQDIWDADPSGVVRLARERFEALVAPFLDPAAEDAR, from the coding sequence ATGAGCGCGACGGGCACCGCCCGGCGGCTCTCGATCAATCAGTGGACCGTGCGGCGCGCATCGATCCCCGAGCTCGTCTCGGCTGCCGTCGGGGCGGGTGTCCCCGCGGTCGGGCTGTGGCGCGAGGCGCTCGCCGAGTTCGGGGTGGCCGACACCGCGCGCGCCGTCGTGGATGCGGGGCTCCGCGTGTCGAGCCTGTGTCGCGGCGGCTTCTTCACCGACCCGGAGCCCCGCGCCGCACGAGCCGCCCACGACGGCAATCTCCGGGCCATCGAGGAGGCGCACGACGTGGGTGCCCCCGTCCTCGTCCTCGTAGCCGGGGGCCTCCCCGCCGGGTCGCGCGATCTCGCCGGGGCGCGGGAACGGGTCCGCGACGCGATCGGCGCAATCGCCGACGCCGCTGCCGCCGCTCAGGTGGTGCTCGCGATCGAGCCGCTGCACCCCATGTACGTCGCCGACCGGGCCGTCGTCTCGACCCTCGGCCAGGCGCTCGACATCGCGGAACAGTTCCCCGCCGATGCGGTGGGCGTGGTCGTCGACACGTTTCACGTGTGGTGGGATCCCGAGGTCCTCGCGCAGATCGCCCGGGCCGGCCGCGGCGGCCGCATCGCGAGCTACCAGGTCTGCGACTTCCCCACGCCCATCCCCGCCGACGTGCTCCTCGCGCGGGGCATGATGGGTGACGGGCACATCGACTTCGGACCGCTCACGTCCGCGGTCTCCGCTGCCGGGTATCGAGGCGACGTGGAGGTCGAGATCTTCAACCAGGACATCTGGGACGCCGACCCGTCCGGAGTCGTGCGGCTCGCGCGCGAGCGCTTCGAGGCACTCGTCGCGCCTTTTCTCGATCCGGCCGCGGAGGACGCGCGATGA
- a CDS encoding DUF993 family protein, with protein MTAATLMLLASDGTTTTVEQTEPWRFVRPEALRSRTAFAAAHVVPRVAGDNTPGVPAEIDWDSTLAYRHHLWSWGLGVADAMDTAQRNMGLDPAAVRELIVRSAAEAEGVARRRGAAVSDVLVVGVGTDHLPDDDLSLEAVVEAYSEQLAVVEETGAGVVLMASRHLARAARSAADYARVYREVLERAMSPVILHWLGPAFDPRLSGYFGSVDTRDAPRALLDIIAASDRVRGVKMSLLDADLEIDVRRRLPDGVRLFTGDDFGYVDLIAGDVGGHSDALLGAFAAIAPHASAAIQRLDEDDVDGYRRILGPTEVLSRRIFAAPTPFYKTGIAFLSWLNGRQSGFSMVGGLQSARSLPHLSAIVEAANACGALEDPELAAERWHALLAVGGVVRIGRT; from the coding sequence ATGACCGCGGCGACGCTCATGCTCCTCGCGAGCGACGGGACGACGACGACCGTCGAGCAGACGGAGCCCTGGCGTTTCGTGCGGCCGGAGGCACTGCGATCGCGGACCGCGTTCGCTGCGGCTCACGTCGTCCCGCGGGTCGCCGGAGACAATACGCCAGGAGTGCCGGCCGAGATCGACTGGGACAGCACTCTCGCGTACCGCCACCACCTCTGGTCGTGGGGGCTCGGGGTCGCCGACGCCATGGACACGGCTCAGCGGAACATGGGACTCGACCCCGCGGCCGTGCGCGAGCTGATCGTCCGGTCCGCCGCGGAGGCCGAGGGTGTCGCGCGGCGGCGCGGTGCGGCTGTGAGCGATGTCCTCGTCGTCGGCGTCGGGACCGATCACCTCCCCGACGATGACCTCTCCCTCGAGGCCGTCGTCGAGGCCTACAGCGAGCAGCTCGCGGTCGTCGAGGAGACGGGTGCCGGCGTCGTCCTCATGGCCAGCCGGCACCTGGCGCGAGCCGCGCGATCTGCCGCCGACTACGCCCGGGTGTACCGGGAGGTCCTCGAGCGGGCGATGAGTCCCGTGATCCTCCACTGGCTCGGTCCCGCCTTCGACCCGCGGCTCTCGGGCTACTTCGGTTCCGTCGACACCCGCGACGCCCCGCGGGCCCTTCTCGACATCATCGCGGCCTCCGACCGCGTGCGAGGGGTCAAGATGAGCCTGCTCGACGCGGACCTCGAGATCGACGTGCGGCGGCGGCTCCCGGACGGAGTCCGCCTCTTCACCGGGGACGACTTCGGCTACGTCGACCTCATCGCGGGCGACGTCGGCGGGCACTCGGACGCGCTCCTCGGCGCGTTCGCGGCGATCGCGCCGCACGCCTCCGCCGCGATCCAGCGGCTCGACGAAGACGACGTCGACGGGTACCGGCGCATCCTGGGACCGACCGAGGTGCTGTCGCGGCGGATCTTCGCCGCCCCGACGCCGTTCTACAAGACGGGTATCGCCTTCCTCTCGTGGCTCAATGGGCGCCAGTCGGGATTCTCGATGGTCGGTGGTCTGCAGTCGGCGCGGAGCCTGCCGCACCTGAGCGCGATCGTGGAGGCCGCGAACGCGTGCGGTGCCCTCGAGGACCCCGAACTCGCCGCCGAGAGGTGGCATGCTCTCCTCGCGGTGGGCGGCGTCGTGCGGATCGGTCGAACATGA
- a CDS encoding Gfo/Idh/MocA family protein translates to MSTKTIGIIMNGVTGRMGYRQHLVRSIVALRDEGGVLLSDGSRVAIEPLLVGRDEERLRRIADRHGIDLVSTDLDAALADDRWSIYFDAQITSARVAAITRAIAAGKHVYTEKPTAESHADALDLARRADDAGIVNGVVHDKLYLPGLVRLRELIASGFFGRILSVRGEFGYWVFEGDWRHAQRPSWNYRAEDGGGIVVDMFPHWNYVIEHLFGRIEAVYTRAVTHIPSRVDESGVRYDATADDAAYAIIEVEGGVIVQLNSSWDVRVDRGELVEFQVDGTLGSAVVGLFGAKIQPRDGTPTPTWNPDLPDAHDYAADWLAVPTVPPGTEPVNGFRAQWEEFIRDVLAGRPHAYDFASGARGLLLAERALESSGTGRRLALVGGEGA, encoded by the coding sequence GCGACGGTTCGAGGGTGGCGATCGAGCCGCTGCTCGTCGGCCGCGACGAGGAGAGGCTCCGGCGGATCGCCGACCGCCACGGCATCGACCTCGTCTCGACCGACCTCGACGCGGCTCTCGCCGACGACCGGTGGTCCATCTACTTCGACGCGCAGATCACGAGCGCCCGGGTGGCAGCCATCACCCGTGCGATCGCCGCCGGCAAACACGTCTACACGGAGAAGCCCACGGCCGAGAGCCACGCCGATGCCCTCGACCTCGCACGGCGCGCGGACGATGCGGGCATCGTCAACGGCGTCGTCCACGACAAGCTGTACCTTCCCGGCCTCGTGCGCCTGCGCGAGCTCATCGCGTCGGGCTTCTTCGGGCGCATCCTCTCGGTGCGCGGCGAGTTCGGCTACTGGGTGTTCGAGGGCGACTGGCGTCACGCGCAGCGGCCCAGCTGGAACTACCGCGCGGAGGACGGCGGAGGGATCGTCGTCGACATGTTCCCGCACTGGAACTACGTGATCGAGCATCTCTTCGGACGCATCGAGGCGGTCTACACCCGGGCCGTCACCCACATCCCGTCGCGCGTCGACGAGTCGGGCGTCCGCTACGACGCGACGGCCGACGACGCGGCCTACGCGATCATCGAGGTCGAGGGCGGTGTGATCGTGCAGCTCAATTCGAGCTGGGACGTGCGCGTCGACCGCGGTGAGCTCGTGGAGTTCCAGGTGGACGGGACACTCGGCAGCGCCGTCGTCGGCCTCTTCGGGGCCAAGATCCAGCCGCGCGACGGCACGCCGACCCCCACCTGGAACCCCGACCTGCCCGACGCGCACGACTACGCCGCCGACTGGCTCGCGGTGCCGACGGTCCCGCCCGGAACCGAGCCGGTGAACGGCTTCCGCGCCCAGTGGGAGGAGTTCATCCGCGACGTCCTGGCGGGGCGGCCGCACGCGTACGACTTCGCCTCCGGCGCCCGCGGGCTCCTTCTCGCGGAGCGGGCCCTCGAGTCGAGCGGAACGGGTCGGCGGCTCGCCCTTGTGGGCGGGGAGGGGGCATGA